The Salminus brasiliensis chromosome 4, fSalBra1.hap2, whole genome shotgun sequence nucleotide sequence CACATTCCACTCATATACACAGATTCACATGGCACTGCCACCCTTCCAAAACATACAATTGGGTAATATGATTAGAATTCAGTGGTAAGGTTGTGTGGAGTCctaaccattgaagaacagggtgaaaggaggctaacaaagtatgcagagataGACTTaattctgtaattatagaaccacacagtgctcctatatggtcagtggagctgatgtaATGGGCCGAGGCCATTCCAAACCAGAGGTGGTCATATTATTCTGAAATGACATTGTGCATCGCGATATCAGGATGTCAGTAATGTAACTTTTACATGCTATCAACTTGAAGCTCTGGTACCTTTTACAATTTCAAACTGGCAAGCAGTGTACAGTGCTTTGTGTACGACAGTATATCAGTGCATGTTCTGTATATTGCATATCTAAAGCAAGTTCCATCATTGCTATATATGAAGCCTAGCCTCTTATGAAATCCTAGTGTGTCATTGTGGtcccaaaaacacatgcatCTCCAAGATGGCAAGTTAGAAGGAGAAAGTAAAAAGCTTTCTTAACTGAGTGGAAGAGATTTTGCTTgaaatccagtttccagttctGGACTTTGTAATCCTTGGTAGGTGTAACACTATGTGACCAATCAATTACATTAACTGTAACCTTAACGTCCAGCAAAACCATGACCCatgactggaaactggattcagtgtccagatttgaagacctctgaCATCCAGCATGAGAAAATCTCTAAAGTGTAATGCACTTGAAGCTCTATGCCTTCCTAAACATGTTATATCACTACTCATCAGCCAGATAATTGCAGCCAGAGACCTAACATGGAAcagaatatttttatattatattattggtTAGTTGTGGTTGGTTTTCTGGGATTTTTGGGGAAAAACACATTGTATCTATTTAGAGGTCAGTTAATTTAAAAGAGCAAGGATGAACTCATGGAGAAGAAGTCATCATTTGATCCACACTTTTAAAGTGGGGTCATTCATTTTTAGTCACTTTTTATGTTTGATGAACTTATTTCTTCATTTTGGCAGCAGTCAATAAAGGATGTGTTCAAATGAAAAAGTGAGTTGATTTGCCAATTATGTTGCATGTCCACAGTGCATAGCAGAAAGACGTAACCAGCTGGTTCCTTCTTCAAAGAAATAATGGCAGAGAATGGCAAATTGCCAATTTCTCAGCCAGCTATAATGGCTCGCACTGTCAAACAAACTGAAAAGCCTGAAAGAAATGATCAGCCTTGAGCAATGACGGCAGTAAATAACTGTGTGCCTAAGTGCTAAGGCATTTAAAGGGCACAAAGTGTGATGCCAACTTTGCTTGCTTGACAAGTCACCCTTTTGTGCAGCGGATGCATGAATGACGTAGCTTCAAAAATTTAACCAAACAAAGTGGGCTTATTAGCTTCTGTGGTAGCTGATGTTGGGTATCTGTGTAGATGTTTACTGGTGTTATTATTCTTTTCTTGTGACCATTACCAACAGCTCAGTGAACAGAAATCAGTTGTTCTGTTCCAGGTACACattaaaacacaaagaaaactgATACACAAAGGAAAAGGGTTTTTATTGGCCTGTCCAATTTCAAAACAGCTAGCTGAAACCAAATTTCAAAAACAGTCCCCCCACCTTTAACTGGAATCATCTTTCTGAATTTGAAGAGAGCTAGTTTAAAATGCATATCAGTAGCCTAAATTACCTGATTTACCACAAACTCAAATTCCGTAATTGAggggaaaatatatatttttgtattttgatgTTTGAGATTCTAAATTTGACAGCACCATATAATTTACTATATCAGCAGTGGATAACTCTATTTTAGAATTCCAGGATTATGCATTATTAATCTTAGATTTGCCTGTAATGTTTGAATGTAATGTTTGAACTTTGcactttttgtttgtgtttaatgACCGTTTCACTGATTTTATGCAACACTGGTAAGATCTTAACATCATATAAAAATCATAAATTAATATGGTATAGATCTCTATACATACTATTAATTCACTGATTTAAAAATAGCCTAGagctaaataactaaataaacatACAGCAGTGCTGTTGGTTTTAATACTTCATGTcatatttgtattcatgtttatcAACAAAAACAGTGTAACATGAGTgaaactgagtcagctgtgttgtTTTAATATAGTACGGCACTTTGGGCAGTGCAGTTGaataatttaatttagttttattatttatttttaatagacaatgagtttaaaaagttttattacaaacttccgttatcaaagaatagccccatcagtttgCACAGACGTCCCTGCAGTTACTGTGTAATacatcttagtgtgtaataagcctttctgcgttaagcaGTTGATCAAACTAAACATCTTAAGTGTTTTGagtaaaatgagtaaaaacCTAAGGATCATTAATATGATGAAATATCTTCTGAAATATCTTCAATTGCTAATAAAAGTGAATAATGATATTGCTATGATAATATGAGAAGATGATCAAAAGCATGTTCTGCTTTGACCTATAAAATTTACAATACATCCTTTATCAGGCTTGCTCTCACCTGTCGCTTTTGTGTTTGTATTGACAGATTTTGATAAACTATACTAAAACtatactaaaataataataataatataataatataataaaaaattaaaaaattttCACAACAGTTTAAAAAGACTGCCATGAACTTTATTTTAGCCCTTTATGAGCGACCTCATTCTCGGAGtcctgaaagcattgtttataTTGAAACAAGCAGCTTGAAATGAGTCCACTATAAACTATTTAGATGTGTGAAtgagatttaaacacagtgcaCATATAAGATTGTGCTTTCCGCCAATTACCATTGTTCATTTACAGACACATAACTGCAGAAAGATCTAACAGAAGATATTCAGCACTGGTTACTGAGCAGTGCCACGGGCCTGTCCTGAATGAAGAAACAAAAGAGCTGCTTTAGGCCTGTCTCCTGATATTTTCCAACTCAGCGAAAAGCCATTGTGCGAGTGAAAAAAGTTAAGTTAAAAGCTTAGCACTGGTATGTGAAAACAACTGTCAACCAGTTGCAAATACGTTTCACTGCTCCCAACTGGAGCCACTACAGGCTTCCTGCATTCACTACAAAGCCCTCAACTGGTTCAGAGTGTCATTACATTTTAGGTCTGCCTTTTTCACAAATATAATTAATAGCCTGAACTTAATCTCATTTTCAAAACTAACACAGACGATAAACCCAGTATTTAAAGTTGTTGGACTCTGTCAATTGAAAGCCAGCAGAATCTGGATTTCAGCAGCAGCGCTAGTTGTGTTCTGCTTTCGGTCATTATAGCCATGGTTAAGACTTGATGGTAGATTCATCCAGCTGTATACAGTTGTTTAAGATGTTTTTTAGAACCTGTCTGTCATTACAGAGCCAAAAAGTCTTGCATCCAAGTCGTAACCACACTGTCCACTATTCCACTATTGTGTGGTGAGAACCCAAAAATGTCTCCAGAATCTGAAGCCAAGGATTGCAATCTCTACACTCTTAGAGCAAGAAGTGGTCTACATGGTACAGCTAAAGGATTCTTTTTCTTGTTACAATAGTGGAACACTTTTGGTATTACATAGGTTTTATTACATCTGCCATAAAAGGCAGAAGACTTTCTTCATAGATTTTAAGTCTCAGTTGCTTCGGACCAGCTCATTCGCTAGAAGGAAAGAAACCGTTACTGGATAAACTAAATATGCCATAATGCCACTAGAATGGTAATATTTCATACAGGATTTATTTGGAAAAATATTAAGGTGATTTTCTTCATTAGGAACACGTATAAAACAATTCCCATaggtttaaacacattaaatacattactGTAGGAAAACAGTCACATTGACCCGAAGTgccttatatacagtatacaaatttgaaaaaaaaaatgagaaaaagattAAATTACGTCAAACTTAacttcacaaaaaaaacacacaaacaaaggaatcacaaataataacatttaaataaaaagaatacaGCTTCTCTATCAAGAACTGAACAATTGTGATGGCGGCATTTTGTTTTCCTCTCCTGACCTATGCAACGGATCAGAGAATTTAAACATGGACACTGCAGTCAGTGCATACTCATAGACAGTAATCACTTCATTTGAATGTTAAATACATTACTTAAAAAGCAACCCTCCGTAGTGCAATGAGGTAAAAGAACAACTCTCCCTACGGGAAGTGCAACAAGTCCGTTTGGCACGTTCCGGGGGAAACGAAAAACTTTGAGAGCGCGAGCCAGTATGGCCCAACATCCTTGTTCTGCAGTCACTGTGCTTACTTCAGTTGAGAACCAGCTCATTCTGAATATCACCATCAACATAAGTCCCCACAGCAGCAGTCGCATGAAGGAAACCTTCCTTCTGGTTTTGAGCAGCATTTACTGGAGTAAAACCTCCTGTAGAGCGAGATGAGCTACCGCTCGGTCAGGGCGTTACACCtgcaagagaaggagagggcaGATTGAGTTTTCTGACACAGCTGAAGGATGCAATAATTGAAAGGTCCAGATATTTGAAAAAGTGGTATCTGAGGAGTTTATATGTGACGTGGACATAAACTCACCTCAGTTGCAATAATACATTCGTCCTTTTCTTCTGATATTACAAAGACAGACTGGTACTTCGTGTCTTTGCACGTAGACTCTGGACACTTGTCTGAAGTCTCACTGAAATTAacaggtaaaaaaacaaacattagtacagaatcacacacacatgattaACAGCAACAGGCTCGTCTACCACAGATTTCTTCAAAAATCTTCAGCattatttacctttttaaatgttttctgtGCTTTTCGTCCGAGTCATGGTCAAGAGCCTCACATTTTGTGTCGCTTTTCTCTGAGTCCTCTTTTCCCAAGTCCTCCGGCTTCAGTTCATGAACAAGATTGTAATCCACCAACGAGTAGCGAGACTTGTAACCGTTCTTTTCCACACAGGCAGCGTCGCTCTGGAAGTCCACCTTCTTGTTGGTGTTCTTCACCTGCGTGGGGCCTATGATGCAGACGGACAAGTCCTTCTCCCGAGTGCAGTTGCTGGTCAGGTTGTTCATGGTCTCACTTTCATTATGGCTCTCAGCTTGCTGGCTCCTCCGCTGCAGTTTTATGCGGACGTACACGATCAGCACAGCACAGGCAAGGAGGAGCAAAAGCACCAGTATAATCCCAGCACAGACCGCCATCCAAGGAAAAGTGTTGTCGTCCTCGTCCTCCGAGTACCTTTTATCAGCTCCCTCTACAACGGGCTGTCCTTGAGGATGCTCAGGGAGCAGGAACTGGCAGTTATGTCCTCCATATCCGGGAATGCAGGCGCATACATAGCGGTGGTCCCTCTCGTGACAGGTGCCCCCGTTGTGACACGGGTTGTGCACACACTTGTTGACTGGCGAGCTGCAGTTCTTGCCAGTGTATCCGGGCGGGCAGGTGCAAGTGTAGTCACTGAGACCATCCTGGCAAGTGCCTCCATTCTGACAGGGGTAGCTGGCACACTCGTCAATGTTGTCATCACAGTGCGTTCCTGTGAAACCTTCTGGACACTGGCAGAGGTAGGAATCCACTAGATCTAGACACTGGGCACCTGAAGATAAATGCAAACAGAAGACATTGATTAAGCTGGTTCAGACTTTAATGTGGTTCTGCTGAAGAGCTGACATCCAGAACTCAATCATACCGTTTGAGCAGGGGTTGGAGCTGCAGTGGTCGATCTTCTTTTCACAGTTAAAGCCAGCGTAGCCCGTGGGACACTGACAGAAGTATCCTCCGTCTGGATTGTCAGCACAACGTCCGCCGTTGAAACAGGGGCCATCCGCACAAGTCATGGCACTCAGCTCACAGTTTCTTCCATAGTAGCCAGGAGGACAGGCACAGTTATATGTATTCTCGAGATCCTGTGAAACCAAAGGAATTGTATGGTTTTAGTGAAATTGGACTCTTTGAAGAG carries:
- the dldh gene encoding delta-like protein D; translated protein: MGRLMIAAAILCVMLSQGLCSGVFELKLQEFLNKKGTTGNANCCKGAPAASSGIQQCECKTFFRICLKHYQANVSPEPPCTYGGAVTPVLGSNSFQVPETASDSFTNPIRFSFGFTWPGTFSLIIEALHTDSNEDLSTENPERLISRMTTQRHLTVGEEWSQDLQVTGRTELKYSYRFTCDEHYYGEGCSVFCRPRDDAFGHFTCGERGEIICNSGWKGQYCTEPICLLGCDEEHGFCDKPGECKCRVGFTGKYCDDCIRYPGCLHGTCQQPWQCNCQEGWGGLFCNQDLNYCTHHKPCENGATCTNTGQGSYTCTCRPGFTGASCEIEVNECSDNPCRNGGSCTDLENTYNCACPPGYYGRNCELSAMTCADGPCFNGGRCADNPDGGYFCQCPTGYAGFNCEKKIDHCSSNPCSNGAQCLDLVDSYLCQCPEGFTGTHCDDNIDECASYPCQNGGTCQDGLSDYTCTCPPGYTGKNCSSPVNKCVHNPCHNGGTCHERDHRYVCACIPGYGGHNCQFLLPEHPQGQPVVEGADKRYSEDEDDNTFPWMAVCAGIILVLLLLLACAVLIVYVRIKLQRRSQQAESHNESETMNNLTSNCTREKDLSVCIIGPTQVKNTNKKVDFQSDAACVEKNGYKSRYSLVDYNLVHELKPEDLGKEDSEKSDTKCEALDHDSDEKHRKHLKSETSDKCPESTCKDTKYQSVFVISEEKDECIIATEV